One part of the Solea solea chromosome 1, fSolSol10.1, whole genome shotgun sequence genome encodes these proteins:
- the fzd8a gene encoding frizzled-8a, producing MDMFGIYLFLALALLPRSSCTTAKEITCQEIAVPLCKGIGYNYTYMPNQFNHDTQDEAGLEVHQFWPLVEIQCSPDLKFFLCSMYTPICLEDYKKPLPPCRSVCERARAGCAPLMRQYGFPWPDRMKCDLLPVQGNPDTLCMDYNRTDSTTASPVLSKPTNHPGKSHNTPKNKPGTRPGAPGKYKPPAAPCEPGCKCLEPMVPVTTDRHPLYNRVKTGQIMNCAMPCHNPYFTHDERAFTAFWIGLWSVLCFVSTFATVATFLIDMERFKYPERPIIFLSACYMFVSVGYIVRLIAGHEKVACNRDFDVEHIHYETTGPALCTVVFLLIYFFGMASSIWWVILSLTWFLAAGMKWGNEAIASYSQYFHLAAWLIPSMKSIAVLALSSVDGDSVAGICYVGNQNLDNLRGFVLAPLVIYLFIGTMFLLAGFVSLFRIRSVIKQGGTKTDKLEKLMIRIGIFTVLYTVPATIIVACYFYEQHNRQTWEITHTCSNCLLERDRRSPDYAVFMLKYFMCLLVGITSGVWIWSGKTLDSWRTFCTRCCWGSKGTSGSMYSDVSTGLTWRSGTASSVSCPKQMPLSQV from the coding sequence ATGGACATGTTTGGGATTTACCTGTTCCTCGCACTGGCTCTCCTGCCCCGATCCAGCTGCACAACAGCCAAGGAGATCACCTGTCAGGAGATAGCCGTACCCCTGTGCAAGGGAATCGGCTACAACTACACCTACATGCCCAACCAGTTCAACCATGACACGCAGGACGAGGCGGGACTGGAGGTGCACCAGTTCTGGCCTCTGGTTGAGATCCAGTGTTCGCCTGACCTGAAGTTCTTCCTGTGCAGCATGTACACCCCGATCTGCCTGGAGGACTACAAGAAACCACTACCGCCGTGCCGgagcgtgtgtgagagagcgcgGGCTGGCTGCGCTCCTCTCATGAGGCAGTACGGTTTCCCCTGGCCGGACAGGATGAAGTGTGACCTGCTGCCGGTGCAGGGCAACCCCGACACTCTGTGCATGGACTATAACCGGACTGACTCTACCACAGCCTCCCCTGTCCTCTCTAAACCCACCAACCACCCGGGCAAGAGTCACAATACGCCTAAAAATAAGCCTGGCACTCGACCCGGCGCGCCTGGGAAATATAAGCCGCCTGCTGCACCGTGCGAGCCGGGCTGCAAGTGTCTGGAGCCCATGGTGCCTGTGACAACGGACCGTCACCCGCTTTACAACCGCGTCAAAACGGGCCAGATCATGAACTGTGCCATGCCGTGCCACAACCCCTATTTTACGCACGACGAGCGCGCCTTCACCGCCTTCTGGATCGGACTCTGGTCCGTGCTGTGCTTCGTGTCAACTTTTGCCACAGTGGCCACTTTCCTCATCGACATGGAGCGCTTCAAGTACCCAGAGAGACCCATCATCTTCCTCTCTGCCTgctacatgtttgtttctgtgggTTACATTGTCAGACTTATCGCCGGACACGAGAAAGTGGCGTGCAACAGGGACTTTGACGTGGAGCACATCCACTATGAGACCACTGGACCCGCGCTCTGCACCGTGGTCTTCCTCCTCATTTACTTTTTTGGCATGGCCAGCTCCATCTGGTGGGTCATCCTGTCTCTGACCTGGTTCCTGGCTGCAGGGATGAAGTGGGGCAACGAGGCAATCGCCAGTTACTCACAGTACTTCCACCTGGCCGCCTGGCTCATCCCCAGCATGAAGTCCATCGCGGTGCTGGCGCTGAGCTCAGTGGACGGAGACTCGGTGGCTGGCATCTGCTACGTGGGGAACCAGAACCTGGACAATCTGCGGGGCTTCGTTCTGGCTCCtttggtgatttatttattcatcggCACCATGTTCCTCCTGGCtggatttgtgtctctgttcaGGATCCGCAGCGTCATAAAACAAGGTggcaccaaaacagacaaactGGAGAAGCTGATGATTAGAATAGGCATCTTCACGGTGCTCTACACTGTGCCAGCCACGATCATAGTGGCGTGTTACTTTTACGAGCAGCACAACAGACAGACGTGGGAGATCACGCACACCTGCTCCAACTGTTTACTAGAGCGGGACCGCAGGAGTCCGGACTATGCCGTTTTTATGTTGAAGTACTTTATGTGCCTTCTCGTGGGCATCACGTCCGGAGTGTGGATTTGGTCTGGCAAAACTCTGGACTCTTGGCGGACTTTCTGCACGCGGTGCTGCTGGGGCAGCAAAGGCACCAGCGGCTCCATGTACAGTGACGTGAGCACGGGACTGACGTGGAGGTCAGGCACGGCCAGCTCCGTGTCCTGCCCCAAGCAGATGCCATTGTCCCAGGTTTGA